The Diospyros lotus cultivar Yz01 chromosome 11, ASM1463336v1, whole genome shotgun sequence region GCAGACgataaacatatacatatagagGGGGtgagagagtaagagagagagagagagagagagagagagagagagaggtgggaGATATGGTCGTATGGATGAAAATGATGTTACCTTAATATTTGGATTTTGGAGACAGATGCCGTCAAGACTATATTCCTTCATGTCCCATTGAAGGTGTTGGGCTGACCCTTTATTATCATAATTAAAGCTTTTCTTCATCCCAATAACCCTGCCTTGAGTGTCCAAAATTGGATGTCCCTTGTCCAGCCCCTTCCAAGTTCCCTTTCCCACCGATCTATCGATTCTGTTGCCGTTGTGACTCTTTTTCCTCAGCGGCGTGAAAAAGAAGAGCTCCTTATTGAATGTCGGGGAAGGGATGAAATGATCCAAACTATTTTCTCTAACGTCGTCGTCGTCCTcgtcattttcttctttgtccTCTAATTCTTGAATTCTTCGAAATGCCTCCTGCAATCCCTCTTCACTGTAGAGATTGCACTCACTCACAAGATTAAGTTCGGCCACCGGTAATATCTCCCCGGTCATCCTTTTCAACAGATAATGCTCGATGAGCACTTCGTCGGTAGGCTCGAACACGTAGCCAAGCAGAAACTTCAActccatctcttctctctctctctctctctctctctctctctctctctccgcgTCTTCTCTGCAGTTTGGATTGATTAGATTGAAGCTTGCGCTGAAGCTTCATGCGTATTTATAAGAAGGGAAGATTTGTGTTAGAATTAATATAATATGATTGTTAAAATCAATATAAGAGCATATTAGATATTTTACTGTGTAAGATTACCAATTTTGATGTGAAATAATTCTggatatttgattatgtttatttttttaacttaaacaaGGTTATTAAACCAAGGGTATTTTAGgcaataacaataaataaaacttaaagtTTGGATTCATTCCAAACATAAGTTGTAGAattcaattgaatttcaaattttaagttatatcaTTCCAAACATGAATTCATTTGAGATGAATATTTAATCCGTcgctaacattaattttttaatttttaatttttattatttttattcaattaatttaaaaatatttaaatttgagatgaatatttaaatatataaatatttaaattttataaaaaattaaatatattaatgtatatttaaaaaattaaatatacatttaaacatgagatgaatataaaaaaattaatttataaaatttaaataaatatattaattttaaaaacaataatattgttaaattctaaatatatgaaataatatatttcatgtgcataaaataaaaaatataataaatgtataataattaattatttataatatttattaaatttgtacaaaatgtaaacaaacactattttaaaaataaataaaaaatttaaaaatcataatattgttaaaaattttattattttaaattttaaaaatcataaaaatgaaataatatcgagagattttattatatataaaggagtCTAAGAGCTATCTTGTCAATCTCAttccttctataaatagaagaatttTTCGCtaagctaaaaaattaaaaaccataatatatgaatgatattgtatcttatattttataataatatcttatgtcactatataatatatagacattgtaacacaattaaatgtacaattaagtcattcataatTATTACAACTAGAGAAGTGACATCCGTTattcttgttaaaaaataaaatatatatatataaataaatatttatttaatatatttagttagcatttgttaaaatgagaagGATAAGGGAGGTatcttttttagttttatttttttatttcttaatatattttaatgacagaaatttttattaaaaaataaaaaatatactttaacgatgaaatattttcttcactaaaataaattcttattttttaaaaaaaaatagtgacgAAAatatctgtcgctaaattttaaaaaattacatttagcgacgaaaattttttgtcgctaaattggCAAAGGATTTGTCgcaaaaaaaattagcgacgatgaagtccgtcgctaaattgatttagcgatggattttgggttttagcgatggaatatttccgtcactaaaacccgaaattcttgtagtgacaCCTAAGAGAAGGGATGAATCgggtgttttaaaaaaaatatatttgagatATGAAAATCTTTGTTTGAAATGAGGAAGAAATGTTGTGACACAATAAGTACATGCTATAATTTCTCTAAGTAATGGCACCAAACACCCAAGATGAGGAGTGAATTGGGTGATTAAAAATTCTGATTGAACTTGGACATATTTTGCCAAATGGTGATGTTTTAGTGCAAAATAATGGTGTTTGAGAAGAATTCTTATCAAgatcaatgaaatgaaaaataaatgcaaaggAGACACAAggaatttataatggttcaacTAATATTAGGGGTGTCAACGGTTCGGATTGGTCCGATTCTATTAGAATCTAGTTACTGAACTATTTTTAACGGTtccgaaaaaataaaaatcgtaaccgaaccattacatatataaaaccaaatcataaCAAATCCGTCGCGTCGGACCAGTTTCGATTTGAtttcggttctatccaattaacatttagcttctaaacattttcgcaaaatatgaaattacaaacaaatttgttaattaaaatgaactcataacttcattaatgcttcaaatcttgaaataaaagtagaacaaaataattcatagactatctcatcaaatgagattacatcgactatttagtatagcaatagcgcataaaagtctagaaataaaagagtttatGAATAACAATAgccaacaacaaaaaagaaataaataaaaactaatagaTTAAAATTGctagtaataatatatttatgtatatgtatatatatatacccaaaaaattataatatatatacaagtataatatCAGTTCCGGTTCTATTCGAACCAcggtttgaaaagaaaaaccagtaaccaaaccaaatatatcagTTATTTTAGAACCAAAACCTAACTGTTGAAGTatagaaccaatccaaaaggcatggttcggtttggtttg contains the following coding sequences:
- the LOC127812788 gene encoding NAC domain-containing protein 2-like, translating into MELKFLLGYVFEPTDEVLIEHYLLKRMTGEILPVAELNLVSECNLYSEEGLQEAFRRIQELEDKEENDEDDDDVRENSLDHFIPSPTFNKELFFFTPLRKKSHNGNRIDRSVGKGTWKGLDKGHPILDTQGRVIGMKKSFNYDNKGSAQHLQWDMKEYSLDGICLQNPNIKDYAICKIKKKARARGRKRARIENHQVAEEEEEEEEEAGESSSHSHVGAGAGAVLSSIEIEKQTLEEETAAATDIFNNNIEDDAAHGWVLSHISFDDLDF